Proteins encoded in a region of the Populus alba chromosome 13, ASM523922v2, whole genome shotgun sequence genome:
- the LOC140954450 gene encoding uncharacterized protein, which yields MTTANGFMIFRFNTEEKMQAVLEKGPWMFGGKNIILQQWHPRFQFDKNKISTLPVWIRLHGLPFPLWSKQGLSLAASMLEIESPLSTAPITVTVEYEWKPQSCDKCKVFGHNCYKPPPIVLDKGKSHVDSVLPAHSSHPKTISPIAVDKDQAQLALCAITAYNCPIDKTITLLFASPIIEPEAVQDKASKTIGYISQDRYPSGKILSSNGNGSCTLKLHPRRKSLSLPPSHNQAQQQIRSSIRQGPILGLIPEEEDGGSDQDSACDPLSIEESQHLITGFANCVESRMASIESGSESSTSTAGNLLDISSLNQANMEAVITKLQLATWKFVSNVTASSSGRVMDRGELAGNGHHDAFGKCIQDSELIEIPHTGMNFTWHNGQQGENAIMKKLDWVFSNHSFLSTWPTAHSRFLPRDYSDHSSMLLEFSTPEPRPPSPFKFLNFWAEKSEFLDLVRIAWQTQITAQLDLDGSPDSTEFLAKERLLAGKHNQLCKDEEAFYKQRSRIQWLQLGDRNTKFFHRSLVHRTTRNRIHMLMDEQGLVQPISAEEIKQALFSISDSKAPGPDGSFSVGLNGESHGFSSPVEDGQGDPCPLTVCSAWRFLGEDSHRSFWRDPDSSSIGDASRIEYPLCFADDLMIFASARFGAQFQCVRSLWTTSQLYLA from the exons ATGACAACTGCTAATGGATTTATGATATTCCGGTTCAATACTGAAGAAAAGATGCAAGCTGTATTAGAGAAAGGGCCATGGATGTTTGGAGGCAAAAATATCATCCTCCAACAATGGCACCCACGGTTTCAATTTGATAAGAACAAGATTTCCACCCTTCCAGTGTGGATTAGACTTCACGGTCTGCCCTTCCCTCTATGGTCCAAGCAGGGACTCAGTTTGGCCGCAAGCATG CTTGAGATTGAGAGTCCCCTCTCTACTGCACCAATCACAGTCACGGTAGAATATGAATGGAAGCCCCAAAGCTGTGACAAATGTAAGGTTTTCGGACACAACTGTTACAAACCACCACCCATTGTGTTGGACAAAGGTAAATCACATGTTGATTCTGTTTTGCCGGCTCATTCTTCCCATCCAAAAACCATCAGCCCCATTGCAGTGGACAAAGATCAAGCACAATTAGCTCTG TGTGCAATCACAGCCTATAATTGCCCCATTGATAAAACAATCACACTACTATTTGCTTCACCTATCATCGAGCCAGAAGCAGTTCAAGATAAGGCAAGCAAAACTATAGGATATATTAGCCAAGACCGATATCCATCAGGGAAGATTTTGTCAAGCAATGGCAATGGCAGTTGCACCCTCAAGTTGCACCCCAGAAGAAAAAGTCTTAGCTTACCCCCCTCCCACAACCAAGCTCAACAACAAATTCGATCATCTATACGCCAAGGACCTATACTAGGGCTCATTCCTGAAGAAGAGGATGGTGGTTCAGACCAAGACTCCGCCTGTGATCCTCTATCTATAGAGGAAAGTCAACATCTCATCACTGGCTTTGCTAATTGTGTGGAGAGCAGAATGGCATCTATAGAAAGTGGCAGTGAATCTTCAACCTCGACTGCTGGCAATCTCCTTGATATCTCATCTCTCAACCAAG CAAACATGGAGGCTGTAATCACAAAGTTGCAACTGGCTACTTGGAAATTCGTTTCGAATGTTACTGCCTCCTCTAGCGGTCGTGTGATG GATAGGGGTGAACTAGCTGGTAATGGCCACCATGATGCATTTGGTAAATGCATCCAAGATTCGGAGTTGATTGAAATACCCCACACAGGAATGAATTTTACATGGCATAATGGCCAGCAGGGGGAAAATGCCATCATGAAGAAATTGGATTGGGTATTTAgcaatcactcttttctctccACTTGGCCAACTGCTCACTCTCGGTTCCTTCCAAGGGATTATTCAGATCATAGCTCAATGTTACTGGAATTCAGCACTCCTGAGCCACGCCCCCCTTCCCCTTTCAAGTTCTTAAACTTCTGGGCAGAAAAAAGTGAGTTTCTAGACCTGGTCAGGATTGCATGGCAAACTCAGATAACAG CTCAGTTGGATTTGGATGGTTCCCCTGACTCCACTGAATTTTTGGCCAAGGAAAGGTTACTGGCTGGGAAACACAATCAGCTTTGCAAAGATGAAGAAGCATTTTATAAGCAGAGATCACGAATCCAATGGCTCCAGCTGGGGGACCGAAACACCAAGTTCTTCCACAGATCCTTAGTTCACCGGACCACCAGGAATCGAATTCATATGCTAATGGATGAGCAAG GTCTGGTACAACCAATATCTGCAGAAGAAATCAAGCAAGCTTTGTTCTCCATTTCAGACAGCAAAGCTCCTGGCCCGGATGG CTCATTCTCAGTTGGTCTAAATGGTGAGTCCCATGGCTTTTCAAGTCCAGTAGAGGATGGGCAGGGGGACCCCTGTCCCCTTACTGTTTGTTCTGCATGGAGGTTTCTTGGAGAGGATTCTCACAGAAGCTTCTGGCGCGACCCGGATTCCAGTTCCATTGGAGATGCAAGCCGAATAGAATACCCCTTATGTTTTGCGGACGACCTCATGATTTTTGCCAGTGCGAGATTTGGCGCTCAGTTCCAGTGTGTTAGAAGTCTTTGGACTACTTCTCAACTATATCTGGCTTGA